The DNA segment ACTGTCGCCTTGGCATGTCCCCAAATAAATCATCAGCCTCCCTCCATTTCCCCTCTTCACACAGCCAACCAATAACCACATTGTAGCCAAAAACATCAGGCTTCACACCCTCTAACCCATCATTCAAAATCCTATAAGCCTCTTCAAACTTCCCCTCCCTACAAAACTCCCCAATTAACACATTACACGTCACAGAATTCGGCTTCACACCACCAATCTTCATTTCCtccaaaaccctaaatcctataTCCTTCTTCCCTCCTTTTAAAAACCCTGAAACCAAAGTGTTGTACACCACAGCATCAAGCTTCAAATTGTTCCTCACCATCTCATCTTTCAACCTAACCGCGGAATCAAAATCACCCACCTCGCAAACAGCTTTAATCAAACTAGTGTACACAAAANCATTAGGCTTAATTTTAAAAANCNTATCCATCTCNTCCTTCACCTTAAACGCCTGGGGAAGGTGCAATTGAGGGCTTTTGCACAGCAAGTTAATCAGAGTTCCGAACGTAATTTGATTCGGACGAACGCCTCGCCTACGCATTTCGTTGAACAGCTTCCANGCCCGANCNCGGTCGTCNGTTAGAGAACANGCGTGGATGAGGATGTTGTAGGAGCANGCGTCGGGACCGCGAAAGCGGGGGAGGTGCGGCAGGAGGCGNGTGAATGAGGCNAAGTCACGGCAGGCGAGCAGCGCGTGGAGGAGGGAGTTGAAGGAGCGGAGNGAGGGGGCGGGGATGGAGAGGAAGGTGCGGAGGGCACGCGATGGGAGGCCGGCGCGCGCGTAGGCAGCGATGACGTGGCGGAGGAGGGGTTCGGGGGTAGGGAAGCGCGTTTGGGTGTGGAGTTGGTTGAGGAGCTGTTCCATTTGGGGGAACATTTTGGCTTGGGCAAGTTTGGTGATAATGAGGTCAAAGGAGCGGAGGGAATGGCGGAATGGGTGGACGGAGGGATGGTTAGggtttgggttgaggaagagtTGAAGGGCCAGTGAAGGGTCTTTCTGAGAGCGGAGGAGAGAGGTGAGTCGGAAGGAGGAGATGGGTTTCGAAGTAGACATTGAAGTTTGGTTCTTGAACTTTACTAATTTTCTATGtcaaaaataatagaaatcatctatattttttaatatatgcacTTCTACtagaattacaaaattattttaatatttaaaaatatatttaaagttaaaatttaagataaatttataagtttttaatgtttcacattacgtaaataatatatatgtatatcatatttaaattaaagttggttctatatatgtttttctaacGTTACCATTTCTAAACTTTTTGGTCAAAAAATAAACTGACTATTTCTAAACTTTATTCCATCAACTTAATGGTGGGTGTATACCGGGGCTTTTGACTATGGTCTTTTGACTATGgttaaaatatatgttactgtttcttaaaaatattgtcTGAAGCCACAGAtcctacattcaaaatctaatccattttttttcatattatatttacttaagtaatatatgaaaaaaaaaataaggataagGATTGTGTACATGAGTCTTTTACTGCAAGGAATCCATTCCTTTAATCATGGccgaaaagaaaaaggaaattacGTACATAACATACATCAGCTTTAACATGGAAAGACAAGCTAGAAGTACTTTTACTTTCATGTGACCAATTTTATCCTAATGGTTACTATTAGAAGCGAAGACACAAATTATTGGGTTTGTGTGGACTCCGAAAGTTTAGATGGCTTCTtgctattttcttttgtttcttcttgtAGCTGTTACAGCAGCGTCTGAAGCAGATGCCGAAAAGAAGTTATCCCCGGACTTCTACACTAGCAGCTGCCCAGAGCTGTTGCCTATAGTGAAAAAAGGAGTCATAAAAGGCATTAAAGATGAAACTCGCATAGGAGCTTCCTTACTCAGATTGCATTTCCATGACTGCTTTGTAAACGTGAGTATATACATTAATTTCTGGTCACTGTAGTCTTCTCCTTTGCTTAATTTGGCGTTACTTAACGCAATGTTCAGGGTTGTGATGCGTCGATACTGTTGGATGATACAAGCAATTTCATAGGAGAGAAAACCGCAGCACCCAACAATAATTCAGCAAGAGGGTTCGACGTGATCGATGACATTAAAGCCAAGGTGGAGAAATCATGCCCCCGGGTTGTTTCCTGCGCTGATATTCTCGCTCTGGCTGCTCGAGACTCTGTTGTTTATGTAATAACCAATCCTAGTAGTATTAATACTAAGAcccttaaaatataaaaaccgAAAACATTTGTTATTGATGGGGTAATATGTGTTGAAATTTACAGCTAGGGGGACCATCGTGGGAAGTAGGCTTGGGGAGAAGGGATTCAATCGCAGCTAGCAGAGCTGATGCCAATAACTCCATTCCTGCACCCTTTCTCAATTTAACCGATCTCAAAACGAATTTCGCCAACCACGGGCTCTCTGTGAAGAACTTGGTGGCTCTTTCAGGTACCATATGCTAAACACGTTAAATTATACATGTATCAAGTCTGATCAAGACCAGGTAGGGTACTATATAAATGCTTTGTCAAGAAAATTTCTAGGCTATTTTAGATTGAAATAGAATGAGAGAAGTTGTGAGTGTTAATTATTGCCAGAAAATGACCGCTCTTTTTGTTCAGAAGTTTTTTCTTGAAAGATTTTGACATGCTATGCCTAAGAAATGCTTCAATTCACTTGACTGCCTTTAATAACAGGTGCGCATACTCTTGGTCTTGCCAGATGTTTAACATTCCGAGCCCATATCTTCAATGATTCCAACATTGATGCCTCCTTTGCCAAGTCCCTACAAAGCAAGTGCCCCATAAGTGGAAATGACGATTTACTTGCACCCCTTGACCTTCGAACTCCTACCCATTTCGATAATCTATACTTCAAAAACATACTGGCTAAAAGGGGCCTTCTTCATTCTGACCAGGAGCTGCTCAACGGCGGTTCCACCGGTAAACTGGTGAAGAAATACGCTACTGACACGGTTGCCTTCTTTAAAGCCTTCGCCAAGGGCATGGTCAAAATGAGCAATATCAAGCCTCTAACAGGAAGCGAGGGGCAGATCAGAATCAATTGCCGAAAAGTCTCTTAACATTAGCCAACAATGCGTACCCATACATACATGTATAATGATTTCCTTCCAAAGTTATGTATTCTCTGGCTGTCAAGCTAACTGGTTTATCTATCTTCAATAAACTACCTCATTTTATATGACTTTTTTAAGCTTCCTACCTTCCCTGACAACATATTCGACCAGTAGAACCTGCAATCTCCACGATCATGAAGAAGTG comes from the Vigna radiata var. radiata cultivar VC1973A chromosome 2, Vradiata_ver6, whole genome shotgun sequence genome and includes:
- the LOC106754295 gene encoding peroxidase P7-like codes for the protein MASCYFLLFLLVAVTAASEADAEKKLSPDFYTSSCPELLPIVKKGVIKGIKDETRIGASLLRLHFHDCFVNGCDASILLDDTSNFIGEKTAAPNNNSARGFDVIDDIKAKVEKSCPRVVSCADILALAARDSVVYLGGPSWEVGLGRRDSIAASRADANNSIPAPFLNLTDLKTNFANHGLSVKNLVALSGAHTLGLARCLTFRAHIFNDSNIDASFAKSLQSKCPISGNDDLLAPLDLRTPTHFDNLYFKNILAKRGLLHSDQELLNGGSTGKLVKKYATDTVAFFKAFAKGMVKMSNIKPLTGSEGQIRINCRKVS
- the LOC106756498 gene encoding putative pentatricopeptide repeat-containing protein At1g53330, yielding MSTSKPISSFRLTSLLRSQKDPSLALQLFLNPNPNHPSVHPFRHSLRSFDLIITKLAQAKMFPQMEQLLNQLHTQTRFPTPEPLLRHVIAAYARAGLPSRALRTFLSIPAPSLRSFNSLLHALLACRDXASFTRLLPHLPRFRGPDACSYNILIHACSLTDDRXRAWKLFNEMRRRGVRPNQITFGTLINLLCKSPQLHLPQAFKVKXEMDXXFKIKPNXFVYTSLIKAVCEVGDFDSAVRLKDEMVRNNLKLDAVVYNTLVSGFLKGGKKDIGFRVLEEMKIGGVKPNSVTCNVLIGEFCREGKFEEAYRILNDGLEGVKPDVFGYNVVIGWLCEEGKWREADDLFGDMPRRQCVPDVVTYRTLFDGLCQCMQFEEAGLVLEEMIFKGCVPRSSSLNVFVGMVCKEGDFELLGKVLSGLVGGGFYCEDLWKTLVLLVCQSEKLLGAFEYFDELVLA